In Phoenix dactylifera cultivar Barhee BC4 unplaced genomic scaffold, palm_55x_up_171113_PBpolish2nd_filt_p 000842F, whole genome shotgun sequence, a single window of DNA contains:
- the LOC120103930 gene encoding E3 ubiquitin-protein ligase UPL6-like isoform X2 yields MPAIILLETVVCLTNPDLPWVCKVIDYLLQRKVFSLLRGMLLTGVQNVKTLESRESVSSLEHVLILIASHICQHPCCCSNVDPQWSFSSQLLTIPFLWHRLPYFKEGFSTKGLGKYYIHQMASCLPNHVRVLPNDAALEYPGYACLLGILEAAGVALSERNCASNTVLLMYL; encoded by the exons ATGCCTGCAATCATCTTGCTAGAAACAGTAGTTTGTTTAACAAATCCCGATCTTCCATGGGTCTGCAAGGTTATTGATTATCTCCTGCAGAGAAAAGTTTTCTCTTTGTTGCGTGGCATGCTCCTAACTGGTGTG CAAAATGTGAAGACTCTAGAGTCCCGTGAAAGTGTATCTTCCTTGGAGCATGTTCTTATCCTAATTGCTTCACATATTTGTCAGCATCCATGTTGTTGTTCAAATGTTGACCCACAATGGAGTTTTTCCTCACAACTTCTTACCATTCCTTTTCTATGGCATCGTCTACCATACTTCAAGGAG GGTTTTTCAACCAAGGGACTGGGCAAATATTATATTCATCAGATGGCATCATGTTTGCCTAATCATGTCCGTGTCCTTCCGAATGATGCAGCACTTGAATATCCAGGCTATGCCTGCCTGCTTGGAATTCTAGAGGCTGCTGGTGTTGCTTTGTCTGAACGAAACTGTGCTTCTAATACA
- the LOC120103930 gene encoding E3 ubiquitin-protein ligase UPL6-like isoform X1 → MPAIILLETVVCLTNPDLPWVCKVIDYLLQRKVFSLLRGMLLTGVQNVKTLESRESVSSLEHVLILIASHICQHPCCCSNVDPQWSFSSQLLTIPFLWHRLPYFKEGFSTKGLGKYYIHQMASCLPNHVRVLPNDAALEYPGYACLLGILEAAGVALSERNCASNTNQVTMM, encoded by the exons ATGCCTGCAATCATCTTGCTAGAAACAGTAGTTTGTTTAACAAATCCCGATCTTCCATGGGTCTGCAAGGTTATTGATTATCTCCTGCAGAGAAAAGTTTTCTCTTTGTTGCGTGGCATGCTCCTAACTGGTGTG CAAAATGTGAAGACTCTAGAGTCCCGTGAAAGTGTATCTTCCTTGGAGCATGTTCTTATCCTAATTGCTTCACATATTTGTCAGCATCCATGTTGTTGTTCAAATGTTGACCCACAATGGAGTTTTTCCTCACAACTTCTTACCATTCCTTTTCTATGGCATCGTCTACCATACTTCAAGGAG GGTTTTTCAACCAAGGGACTGGGCAAATATTATATTCATCAGATGGCATCATGTTTGCCTAATCATGTCCGTGTCCTTCCGAATGATGCAGCACTTGAATATCCAGGCTATGCCTGCCTGCTTGGAATTCTAGAGGCTGCTGGTGTTGCTTTGTCTGAACGAAACTGTGCTTCTAATACA